From Callospermophilus lateralis isolate mCalLat2 chromosome 5, mCalLat2.hap1, whole genome shotgun sequence, a single genomic window includes:
- the Tifab gene encoding TRAF-interacting protein with FHA domain-containing protein B: MESSLAVLRVSLYHPTLSTAAVINVPLELQHDTSPLLIGRGHDAHLQLQLPHLSRRHLSLEPYLERGSTLLAFCLKNLSRKSCVWVNGLLLRFLEQVPLSVTNRISFSNIQMTIHIERGTSLEAFVCCFHMSPSPLIYRPKAEETDEWESIPQGQPLLGSEERTPVHLGFSISPPRLGTAHCSQALEEEQKYSSRGSCQTLLSASPAAESKPC; encoded by the coding sequence ATGGAAAGTTCTCTCGCAGTCCTGCGGGTAAGCCTGTACCACCCCACGCTGAGCACTGCCGCCGTCATCAATGTTCCACTGGAGTTGCAGCATGACACCAGCCCACTGCTGATTGGCCGGGGACATGACGCCCACCTCCAACTAcagttgccccacctttcccgccGACACCTGTCCCTCGAGCCCTATCTGGAGCGGGGCAGCACTCTGCTGGCCTTCTGCCTCAAGAACCTGAGTCGCAAGAGCTGTGTGTGGGTCAACGGGTTGCTGCTGAGGTTCCTGGAGCAGGTCCCCCTGAGTGTCACCAACAGGATCTCCTTTTCCAATATCCAGATGACTATCCACATAGAGAGAGGCACCTCCCTTGAGGCCTTTGTCTGCTGCTTCCATATGAGCCCCTCACCCCTGATTTACAGACCCAAGGCCGAGGAGACAGACGAATGGGAAAGCATCCCCCAGGGGCAGCCCCTCCTGGGTTCAGAGGAGCGAACTCCAGTTCACCTGGGGTTCTCTATATCCCCTCCCAGACTTGGAACAGCCCACTGCAGTCAAGCCCTGGAGGAGGAACAGAAATATAGCTCTAGAGGGAGCTGCCAGACACTGCTCTCTGCTAGCCCTGCCGCTGAGAGCAAGCCTTGCTGA